TGCAGTTTAACGATTGGTTTTATCTTGCGTTACTGTTGTTGTTGCAGATGATTCCGGATTTGTTTATTTCGAATCACGTGAAGGGTAAAACTCAGTCAACGAAACTGAAACTGACTTCGGATGTTTCGGACAGATCATGGGAAGTTGAGCTGGACGGCCACAGATTCGCCCGTGGATGGAAACAGTTCTCGGTTCACCATGGTGTCCGAAACGACGACGTTTTGAGTTTCAGGCACGACGGGGACATGGTCTTCCACGTCGCACCCTTCGGACGTAGCTTCTCTCATCAGATACAGTTCATCTCTTCTACATCTGAAGATAAAAATGATGATGATGAACATAATATCTTTGATGATGATGTGTATGATGAAGAGGAGGAACATGCCGATGTTGGAGATGATGATGATGATGATGATGATAAAGATTCGGCATCGGAAGAGGAACTATTTCCTTCGTCCAAGAAGAAAGCAATAACAGAAACAGAGACTTCACTAGAAGACTCTTACCTTGTTGCGCACGTCACATCTTCAAACCTAGGCCGAAATCAGATGGTTTAATTCTTCACTTGACTCTTTTTTTGTAAAAACATTCTCATCATGTTATTTTGTTACGTACTATATAATCATTTAAGTCGTGTTTTTTTTATGCAGGGTATTTCAAACAAATTTGCCAGGCCAAATGGTCTGAAAGACAGACAGTGTGAGATTGATCTACTCAACGAAGAAGGCAAATCTTGGACTCTGGAACTTAGACACAACAAAACAACTGGTCAATCTTATATGTGCAGAGGGTGGACAAGTTTCTGCCAAGGAAATGGGATCAAAGCCGGATCTGCATGTAGATTTAAACTTGTTAAAAACGGAACCAAACCGGTGCTACAGTTGTGTCCCAATACCTCTACCATTCTTCACAAAAAACGTGACGTTCCTGAAACAGACGGTGATGAGATTGAATACGAGGATTGTTTAGAGACGCCTCAGATGAATCAGAACAGGACTGTGGCAATAGAGTTTAAACCTCACATGTTAAGGACAGGTCAACTTGTAAGTTTTAACTCCTTAAGGGTTTTAAGCCTTTTTTCCATTTTTATTTTGGTTATTGGCTCAAGTGGGTTGGTTTGAAACTTTGTATAGCGACTTCCTACATTATTTTCGAGAGAGAATGGGATCAATGAAGCAGGAGAGGTAACTTTAGTGAACAAAGACGGCGTAGAGTGGAAGTTGCATCTAGTTAGCGTCAAGGGACGTGGACAGTTTTACATTAGAGGTTTTAAAGATTGCTTTAGAGCCATTGGTATAAAGAAAGTTGGTGATTCCTTCACACTGGATGTTGTTCGAGGAGGAACTAGTCCTATTCTCAAGATCTGCTCCAAGGTTAACACCAAATCAATTATTCTTGGCATTTATAGTTGTCGTTTATAAACCTATTTAGAAAATATGTGTTCAGATAAAGGAAGCATCACTTGATGGTAATCAGACTACAAACAGGAGGCCGTCAAGGATGATTCAAGCACCAAGAGCTGAAGAAGAGATGGAGACTAGGGTCCAGAAGAAAGCTCGAGTTTCTGCAGGAGGAGGATCATCTCGCCGTACCAGAGCATCAAACAAATTAAGTGTTGGTCCAGCAAACTTGCAGCACAAGAAACCACTTGAACCTTGCTCAATCTCTGATCAAGTGAATAAGGTGAGACAGAGTATTGTGCACACTTTAACAGATGTAAGACAGTTTCGGTCGGAGCTCGAGATAAAGGAACAAAATCTAGAAACTTCGCTGCTGGAAATTGATGCCCTAGGTATGATCTGAATAATCGATGAACAGTATATGTGAATGTTTTATTTTAGTTTTTCGTTTTTTTATTAACCCCATGTTGAAACAAGCAGGGGAAAAGATACAGGGGATCAGCAAATTCTTCAACGTTAATCAAGTCTAGAGCGCAGGATATAAAAGATCAACGGACAATGGACTTTTGATACGATTGGAGTTAAAGAATTCCACATAAGAACATTTCCTTCTCTTTTTTTTTTCGTTTCCACTCATTTGAGTTTTTTTTAGTAATGGAATATTTTTTCTAGTTATTGCATATCAGTCGTTATGATTATTAATAAAATAAATTGGAGTTTTAATCGTGGCTGCCTTTCACGAT
This sequence is a window from Brassica oleracea var. oleracea cultivar TO1000 chromosome C1, BOL, whole genome shotgun sequence. Protein-coding genes within it:
- the LOC106299556 gene encoding putative B3 domain-containing protein REM4 isoform X1, yielding MVDPVMVSSNNKPIFFIDLSGQNSIPMIPDLFISNHVKGKTQSTKLKLTSDVSDRSWEVELDGHRFARGWKQFSVHHGVRNDDVLSFRHDGDMVFHVAPFGRSFSHQIQFISSTSEDKNDDDEHNIFDDDVYDEEEEHADVGDDDDDDDDKDSASEEELFPSSKKKAITETETSLEDSYLVAHVTSSNLGRNQMGISNKFARPNGLKDRQCEIDLLNEEGKSWTLELRHNKTTGQSYMCRGWTSFCQGNGIKAGSACRFKLVKNGTKPVLQLCPNTSTILHKKRDVPETDGDEIEYEDCLETPQMNQNRTVAIEFKPHMLRTGQLRLPTLFSRENGINEAGEVTLVNKDGVEWKLHLVSVKGRGQFYIRGFKDCFRAIGIKKVGDSFTLDVVRGGTSPILKICSKIKEASLDGNQTTNRRPSRMIQAPRAEEEMETRVQKKARVSAGGGSSRRTRASNKLSVGPANLQHKKPLEPCSISDQVNKVRQSIVHTLTDVRQFRSELEIKEQNLETSLLEIDALGEKIQGISKFFNVNQV
- the LOC106299556 gene encoding putative B3 domain-containing protein REM4 isoform X2, producing the protein MVDPVMVSSNNKPIFFIDLSGQNSIPMIPDLFISNHVKGKTQSTKLKLTSDVSDRSWEVELDGHRFARGWKQFSVHHGVRNDDVLSFRHDGDMVFHVAPFGRSFSHQIQFISSTSEDKNDDDEHNIFDDDVYDEEEEHADVGDDDDDDDDKDSASEEELFPSSKKKAITETETSLEDSYLVAHVTSSNLGRNQMGISNKFARPNGLKDRQCEIDLLNEEGKSWTLELRHNKTTGQSYMCRGWTSFCQGNGIKAGSACRFKLVKNGTKPVLQLCPNTSTILHKKRDVPETDGDEIEYEDCLETPQMNQNRTVAIEFKPHMLRTGQLRLPTLFSRENGINEAGEVTLVNKDGVEWKLHLVSVKGRGQFYIRGFKDCFRAIGIKKVGDSFTLDVVRGGTSPILKICSKIKEASLDGNQTTNRRPSRMIQAPRAEEEMETRVQKKARVSAGGGSSRRTRASNKLSVGPANLQHKKPLEPCSISDQVNKVRQSIVHTLTDVRQFRSELEIKEQNLETSLLEIDALGMI